The sequence below is a genomic window from Falco rusticolus isolate bFalRus1 chromosome 8, bFalRus1.pri, whole genome shotgun sequence.
TATTTTAGGTTGGCATGACAACTGAAGAAATAGATTCTATTGTTCATCATGAAATAATCAGACAGAATGCCTATCCATCACCTCTGGGCTATGGAGGTTTTCCAAAATCTGTTTGTACTTCTGTAAACAACGTGGTATGTCATGGTATTCCTGACAGGTATTTCCCCAGTAATATACATTTTACcaccagaaatgaaaatgttaaactggaattaataaattatgtttaataTTGAACATACTTCAGCTTAACTAAATGTTATACGTAAACATATTGCAGATGCATATCATGTTACCACACGATGCTGATGTatgtgaaatagaaaaaaaatattatcctgTTTGTccataaacttaaaaaaaaaaaacataatgcCTTTCACGTTCACGGGAGGCGGAGGGGGGGACGACACGACAGAACAGTACAGACtgattttctgattattttttttcctccagcaaaaTAAGTAtaggttaaggaaaaaaatatatttgaatttatGTGGGTTGTTGGGtgggtatttttatttgcagtacATTCAGCTACTCACAAAGTAAAATATGAACCCtagtgagagaaaaagaataaacataatggtagatttttcagatgttgatatgtttttcttgtagttgtttctcattattttatattcagcTAAACTTGTTCTCTAAGTAGTGAGAGCTGAGCATTAAAAATGGTTATTCTGTTTGCCTCTGCCTTCTTCCATCACAAAATATCTACCCCCTgattttttatgtatgtgtcaTTAGGTGCTTATTCTTATATTCCCTTTGTTGGGAACTGTCTGtcactattattattttttttctgtttatgtttcAGTCGACCTCTTCAGGATGGAGATATTATCAACATTGATGTCACGGTGAGTAATTCATATAAAAAATAGTCTTTGATCAACTTTAGAATCACTAGTAGCAACAGGAAGAATAGTGGATTGGAGATGGGGGATGCACAGATGGATGTGCTGTTTACTTCTGAGCCAAGGCACAAGCAgctggtttccttttttgtttttaactgtgTGTTTATTCCAGATAGACCCAGGCCTGACTTGAATTTAGGACTGGAATCAGATGCACTGAGATCAATGTTGGCCTAAGTGAAATGTCAACCCAATCCTGCTATGTGTCATGTTTTTGAGAAGGTGTAATTGTTATTGATCCACTGTGTAGTTAATGCAGAGCACCACAGTactgggcagcagctgaagataGATATGTATGAGATGAGCTAACATGAAGAAAGCCAGCATTTTTCCTTCACTCTGCCAAGATTGatcttcctcttcctgctgATTTTGAGTGGGGCCTGACATTATCTTACTCTGTCATTAGAGGCTACATTGGCCTGTGTATGTCAGTCTATTTGGACAGCAACTCTTTTGCTAGCAGTGTTCCCTACATTTATTAAAATCCCCAAAGGTAGTGTTGTATTCCATTTCTGGTATAAAAGCCCTGAACcttttgcacagaaacagaaatagtgTGATATAACTGTGACTTAATATTTCCAGAGAATGGTCAATTATAGCTATTTAAATAAACGCTGGCTGGGTTTTCTTAGGAGCAAGAAAGTACGGAAACAGGAAACCTCATTCTCGTTTCATttatgagggaaaaaaattatacatcTCTTGCAgaagcttttttctgtttactgtgcatgtttttatttccccaaaGGGCTGTTTATTTCTAATATGAGCACAGACGTCTTTTGAATCCCACTGTTATTTTGCAGTAATATGTCACATACAAGGGAGTAACATCTCataaaaacaagcttttttaatcattaaagAAACTCTTGGTAACTTGATACTGTTTTCCATGGGCCCAAATTTCATACTGgcagaagcaaagaaatctCCAGTAGACCTACCTCTGAGCATCGGATTCaagctttctaaaatattttttctattaaaattagAGTCAGTGACCTTTTTCCCATGGTATACTCACGTGTTATCCAGAACTGcatgtggtttggtttggctttttaatCTTTCTAAATTCTTCCCCATCTCCATACTTTCTAATTGTAGAATTCTGACTATCAGGTTTACATAGTGCATTCTGtcctttttaaagttttggcctgcatttttaattttgtgagcTGGTGTAGCTTTGCTCATTTTATTAGACTAAATCATTTTGCAGCAACTAAGAATTTAACATGATTTCTTTGTATGTCATTCaggttcattttatttttttgttttatatgtCAGGAAAATAATGATGCCTTCAACTAAAAAAAAGTGTAGATTCCTATCACAGATAGTTTCCGTGgtaaactaaacaaaacatttttatatagaTGTAGTGTGAATATCTTGTCCACTCTGCTTTACAAATAATGTCTGACTAAATGTTACTGGtattttttaagacattttaaaatttgttttctatttaccctcataaaataaaacaaatcttgACGTTTCTGTGATTGTGAAGATTCCTGCAAGGGTGGGAATTGCTGAttgtaagactttttttatcatttaaaacTGAACTGTGTTCGATAATTGCTCAGTTCCAAAAtagctgaggaaaaaatattacttttcaGCATTACTAACTGATCttttagcttatttttaatgagtaaAACTGGGACGTTTCACAGTGAACAGAATGAAAGTCAAATTAAATAATGcataacaaattattttaaattgtgtaCAGGTtctataaaattattaaataatattctGGTTATTAAGTATAAACACTTCACATGTacaaattatttgaagaaaaaatccatttttgtACAATTAAGATGGTGGAGTTTCatagatgaaataaaaattttattggCTTGAATCACGTAgcctttaaaatgtattttagtgTAGAAAAGTAACATTACCCATCACTGAATCCTCAGCGTAGTGCAATTTTCAGCCTGCCATTACCAGGTTAATGTTTCTTACAACTTGGTTCTTTCATTGACTTTTAAGGAATTAGTGTATTACAGTTGCTGTGGTTGTAGTTTATTAACATCAAAAATACGTAATTGCAATTCATGGGCTGCagtaaatattattattatttttaagctctcctatattttaaatctgtatttgcttttccaggATGGTGATATTTAATGCTGGGGTTTTGTGCGTTGTATTTGTTAGAGCCAAAAATTAACTAGTTCAGTTTAAATATGAGCTAGCTAGATTTAAACCTGCCCAATgagcattaaattaaaaaaaaaaaaaaatctagtggCAGCCTGGACTGGCAGGGGAAGGTGTGGAGCAGGGGagtgcagctgctctctgcagcacgGTTGGGCCCTTGCTGGCACTCACCTTTCCCAAAAGCACCCCTCACTCCTAACTGCCTGCATTTTCTTCACATCTCAGCCTGAACACAAACCTGGCCTTGAGATAAACTGTCTGTAGCCAaatttggtttggttggtttttttcttggtttgtcgggttttttttagtttggaaTCAACCAAAAAGAATGTGAGTCTGTCTTTCACAAGTAGCTTGCCAGTGGCAAAAGTTCAGTACTTCGAGCTTGGTGAGTTATTAATCCTAGAAGGATAGTTTGCCCACTgttcaggggagaaaaaatgttttagaagatCAAAACTGCACACCATGGTAATTTGTCTTTCCATAGGGAAATTTGGCTTCATCTTACAATTATGTGCCTGCCTGCCGTATTGCAGAGCTGCAAACCCCATTTTAATGGTGCATTGCTGAGCTCCGTAGTGCATAGCCAGGTTTTCCTGTGCCCAGCAGAGAATTTCTGGAGAGCTGAGGTTTAAAATCTatgaaatgtcaaaaaaatatccaaagcaaaacagtatGTAATTAATTCAACAGGGTGCTACGTTTTCAGCACATGAAACTTTGCAGTGCCAGAACAGTACAtttattctctttcaaaattcaTCTCTGGAAATCAGAAGTAAAATCCAATGTTAACACAGCGttgtttaaaaatgagattaaagaaaatgtacaaCGGCTGGCAGTGGATTTGGCCCATGCCTTCCATGGGGCTCCCTGTGGGTGTTGGTAGCAGGGTGTACCCCTCATCCAGCTGTGCACAGCATCACCTCAAAACCCCAGCAGGggatgctggctggggaggCATGGGtctccctgccagccagccacaggtctcccagtgcccacagccagcactggggcAACACCCTTCCCATGTGGGATGCAAGCCAGTCCCTAGCCCAGGGGCATGTGGCCAGGTGGGTGGGCACCTGACAGCCCCCCAAGGCCCCCTTCAGCACATGCACGGCCCCCATCCATCTTCTCGCATACAGCCCAGTTAGCCTTACGTCCTGTAGCTGAGCGATGTCATCGTCTGGTGCACTGCTGGGCAGTGATGCacaacttttgcttttcttgaaattttaattGGCAGCCCTTACGCACCTTGCAATCTTTCaagctttttgtcttttttttccccctctgcaatgttttgcttttctggtttcATACTCACAAATACAGCTCACCCATGGTCTATGTGTTGGAATACATAGCTTGTTCCTAGCAAGAATGGATTTAATTAAGGTGGCTATCTGTTTCTGgatgcaaaacaagaaaatgtctttacaTTTCTGCATATGTTTAGGTGTATTACAATGGCTACCATGGTGACACTTCTGAAACCTTTTTGGTGGGCAATGTGGATAAATCTGGTGAAAAGTTAGTGGAGGTTGCCAGGAAATGTAGAGATGAAGCAATTGCAGCTTGCAGACCAGGGGCTCCCTTCTCTGTAATTGGAAACACGATCAGGTAAGCCTTATATTGACAAGTAAAGGGAGGGCTGGCAAATGGGACAAAGGTTATTGATGGTTTGGTATAAAGCTGATGACATGTTTTATGATTCAAAACCATCATTTCCGTCTGATATCAGTATGTGAACTGCCAAGCTATAATGTTGTTCCTTGagtaagagattttttttttttttaagtgaattaCCCTAGGGTCAGCAAAGATAACTGTAGAAAGAGTCAAAGATATTCATAAGGTAGATTTAAATTAACAGATATAATTTGCAGTGAGTTAAGtctctttgtttaaaaagtacaaaaatatttaactcGAGAGCTCCTGATATTACAAAACGCAGTGCATGCTAACGTCACAGGAGAGCAAGAGCTCACattgagagattttttttccctattttgcATCTCTTCTAGCCTTCACATAAATGCAATCATgactcttctgctgctgccaattttgaataaaaatacagcttagTTTTTTGAAGGTACCtatggattattttaaaatgtttgccaAAAAATAAATAGACATATATCGTATACATTTCATTAAGCAATACTTCTCTGGACTGTTAATGGTCCCAACATGCTATTGAATACATTCCGATTACAAAGGCTTAGTCACCTTGAAaggatgctgcttttttttctttgtaaatcttcaaatactttaaggaaaaaagcgAACAGCAAAATATCAGTTAGATGTAtttatagctttaaaaatattgtaacagAGCCTGAATCAAACTTTAGTAAAACCTCTTTGGGTTATATCTGAGAAGCTTTTATTGAAGACTTTGTATAAAATTGTGTTTTTGACAGTTTTAAATTATAGGCTAActagcctggagaaaaaggatagtgtctttctgttctttcatagGAAATGTTGAATCAGACCCCtactgggaaaagaaatttaatgcaTATCTCACTATCTTACTGTCCATGAATATAATAGAAGTGAATtcaaaatgtagttttatttttgcaaatgggATGAGTCGATAGATGCACCTCATATTTTTGAACACCTAGGGTTCAACAAATTTACTGGTGGTGCTCTtgcattttaacaaaatttATTCTTGAGTAGAAGGGGGCACAGAACACTGGATTCTTATTCAAGCATTCTATCGAGCTCTGCATTCATGGCTGTGTCTAAAGGGCATGTCAGCCTTTGATTCTCTCTGAGAGGTAATTATCCTTTTCCTGTCACGGAACAATAAATGATAGCTAACTACAGAGGCACATTTGCAGTAGTCACATTCatcaactgcagaaaaaaaattcaatttaattGTGCAACACAGCTGCACATAGGCTTTTTGAGCATTTCTGTTGTTCTCCCTGTCTTGCTATTCCTCCCTCCAGatctattttttaaactttttttctggttatttttttccccctttttgtctcttcttccatttttactCTCTGTACTTTCTtgttaaagtaattttcctttgtggctctcattcttttttccccattgaaGGCTATGAATGTAGAAAATTATCACAATTACTCATATAATTGAGCCTCTTTGTAGCAAGTGCAACTCCAGTAGCCTTTCTCCATCATGAAAATGGTTTCATTATAGGGTTTTTCATATTCTCTGACACCATCTACACAGAGGAACAGGCGTGCAGATGAGATGTACTAGGAACAGGGTAGATCAGTAAGGTCACAGTAGGAATAATTAGCTCTGCTATGGAAAGAGCATCTAGGCCTTTTACTGCTACATAAATGTACTGTCCGTGGCTTTTAGTCACAAAAAAACTTACTAACAAATGGAGCTCCCGCCTactactttgaaaaaaagatttgtatCAACACTACAATTTTCCATCATTAAGACTAATAACACAGAGCCTAGTATACATCAaggggaataaaaagaaaaatctcacattCAAGTGGCGGCTGGGTGCTGAcctttgttccctttttttgtgttcAACTTAACTCTTTACAAAAAAGAGCCACACGCCACACCAACATGCAGGTGAACTCCAGCTAGTGCTAGTAAAGCATGGCATTCAATTGGAAAATCTGATAAATCTTCATGCAGGATAATGCATTTCATTACAGATTCACTACATTAATTCtagctgtattaaaaaaaaaaaaaaggaagaagaagaagaaaaagaacagaactgaATGTGACATTGGATTTTTGCTGTGTTGGTATGGAGGTCGGTTTACTTGCAAAGTGTAAATATATAGTCAGCGCCCCCTTTGAAAAGCAGGTTAATCAAAGCTAGTAGCTGTTCAAAACTACATATGAAATAGCAGGTCATTAACTTTATTTCCCAAGATTTTATTGTGTTGATGATTTAAATGTGCTGATTTGTTTACAACTACTTTAACACTGCCTCTGGTAAAAGATTACCTTGGTTTGgtgaagctgtgttttctgGTTATTTGACATTCAATGTTTACATGCAGACAGACATATATAATATACACATGCATCAAAATCTTAAGTTTTGGAGAAGTTAGATACCATAAATACCTGAGAACAAGCACCtacaaactgaaaacatttagGCTTATCAGGATGGAAGTGTGTCTAGGTTTCCTTCATCAGTATTTCTATAAAGGTGTTCAAGTGATATGCGGAACGTATCTTACAAATAATCAGAATATTTCCTTTCTACAATAAATGTGGGAATAGTTATATTGCAGAGGTAAGTTCGCATTCAGCGTTCTAACATAGTCTTTGTTATGGAAGCTTGGTAGCTGACACTGAATATTTCACGGATATCAGTTCCTTCTCCCATCAGCTACAAGTTGCAAATAAAAGATTGCATGGATTCCTGAATTACTTGGCTTAGGAAAATTTGAGTCTTCACTAACCTGTTCTTATTGGAGGTGGTAGCAAAACAGTTGGTCAGCTCCACTGGAAACAGGATTGGGCCCtatgctgcattttcttccaccACTTCTGACATTTCTTTCAGACAGAAACAAATCTAATTTGGAATCTGTTTTTAGACAGTGAGTTTAGGTACATGAAAGTGTTGTGAGTGTAGAGAtctaaaaaatataaacatgatATTGTTAAATAAACCAATTTCCAGCTCCTAGGTAAAAATAGTAGTGGTGAAAGTATTAATAAATTGCTTAAAATGTTTAACTCGTAAGTATATGTTTTGATATTAATTTAGAACAatataaagcagattttttaaaaaaatctgtttctatcAGATTATGCACATTTAAACAATAAGTGGCTCAGGCAAAATAAGTCATTTTAATGTCATCTGTGATAGATTTTCCTTGACAGCTACTGTAAATTACAATTACACTGCTTCTCTCTGCACTTGAAAGTAAGCATTGcaataaattatcttttatttcaatCCATCAtgtctgctttcagaaacagagaacCTCAAATAAAAGTTCAGCACtattgtaagaaaaatacagtaatttgtGTTCCAGTTTGAAACTAAAATGtacctttctttcaaaaaacaattgttggctttcaaaaatattactAATTATACTTCAACATTTATTGTCATTATAAGGAATCCCTGAACTTGTGCATTCCCTCAGTCTAGGATTACTAttgagagaaaaatacttttcatattttcccaGTAGAAT
It includes:
- the METAP1D gene encoding methionine aminopeptidase 1D, mitochondrial isoform X3; this encodes MTTEEIDSIVHHEIIRQNAYPSPLGYGGFPKSVCTSVNNVVCHGIPDSRPLQDGDIINIDVTVYYNGYHGDTSETFLVGNVDKSGEKLVEVARKCRDEAIAACRPGAPFSVIGNTISSVARRGGFQVCPSFVGHGIGSYFHGHPEVWHHANDSDLLMEEGMAFTIEPIIMEGSPEFKILKDKWTAVSVDNKRSAQFEHTIVITSEGAEILSKLFEEA